CGCCTCGCCTTCTGTGTAGACCGAGGGTGTCACCAGCACCTCCAGCCCCGCGCCGCGCGCCGATAGCACCCCGTTGCGGCTGTCCTCCAGCGCCAGCGCGTTGCTTGCGGGCAGGCCCAGCCGGTGGAGCGCCAGCAGGTAGACATCCGGCGCCGGTTTCTTCGCCGCCACCTCGTCGCCCGCCGCGATCACGTCGAAGACGGCATCGCCCGGGCTGCCCCAGCAGCATTGACAGAGCGCCTCGACATTCGGCCGGCTGGTGGTGGTGGCCACCGCGACACGCAACCCGCTTGCCCGGGCTGCGTCGATCAGTTCGGCCACACCCTCGCGCAGGCGCAGCCCGCCGGTTTGCAGGATCTGCACATAGCGCCTTGTCTTGGCCGCGTG
The window above is part of the Salipiger abyssi genome. Proteins encoded here:
- a CDS encoding HAD family hydrolase, translating into MTPAALIFDVDGTLAETEETHRQAFNETFAAEGLGWHWTREAYRRLLRTTGGKERIRAWLAETGETVPDVAALHAAKTRRYVQILQTGGLRLREGVAELIDAARASGLRVAVATTTSRPNVEALCQCCWGSPGDAVFDVIAAGDEVAAKKPAPDVYLLALHRLGLPASNALALEDSRNGVLSARGAGLEVLVTPSVYTEGEAFDGALVLGSLRHDALPEGLRGLFSARA